The sequence GGTCCAGCGCCTCGGTCAGATACCCCAGCCCGTCGTGGGAGGCGCCCAGCACCCGCTGGCCCCGCGCCCAGAACGTCGGCGCGTTGGGCCCGATCCTGAACGAGCCCACCGGGTCGATCGTGGCCAGCACGACCCGGCCGCCGACCCGCAGCCCGCGCAGCGCGTCCGTGGCGGCCTCGTACGACGTGCCGGTCACGAGGACGACGTCGGCGCCACCGGCCTCCCGCAGCTCCTCCCCGTCGCGCACGACGAGGTCGGCGCCGAGCTTCGCGGCGAGCGCGTGCTTGTCCGGCGAGCGGGTGAGCGCGACGGTCTCGAACCCGCTCGCCCGCGCGTACTGCAGGGCCATGTGCCCCAGCCCCCCGATGCCGAGGACCGCGATCCGCTCGTGCGGCTGCGGCTCACTCGCCCGCAGCGCGCTCCAGGCCGTGTACCCGGCGCACAGGACGGGCGCGGCCGTCACGTAGTCGAGCCCGTCGGGAAGGAGCACGGTGCTCGCGGCGGCCACGCAGAGGTATTCGGCGTGGCCGCCCTGGACGTTCAGGCCGGTCATCACCGGCGCCGCGCACGTCATGCCGGACGAGCCGGTGAGGGGCGGGTTGCCCCGGCAGGAGGAGCACCGGCCGCAGGTGGCCTGGACCCAGGTGGTGCCGACCCGGTCGCCGACCTGACGGCTCGTGGTGCCGGGCCCCACCTCGACCACCTCGCCCGCCGCCTCGTGCCCGGTGATCGCCGGGTCGCACGACGGGAAGGGGAAGACGCCCTGGGCGGTCCACAGGTCGTTGTGGCAGAGCCCGCAGGCGTGCACCTTGAGGAGCACTTGTCCGGGCCCCGGCCGGGGGGTCGCGACCTCCCGGATCTCCCAGGGGGCGTTGACTTCGGGAATGACGGCTGCCTTCATACGCGTGAACCCTCCGGCTTCGGGTGGACGGGAAGGGCTGCGCGGCCTGCCGCCCCCGCGGGCTGACACGGTCCGGCGCTCGCGCGCGGATCCCCGGGGAACCGCCGGTCCTCGCGGACGACGTGGAGCCCCGCGAGCAGACGGCGCGGCGGCCTCGGCGGGACCGGCCCGCCGGGCCGGGAGCGGCCCTTCCGCCCGACGAGCTTCGACCGGCGCCGTCCTCGCCCGCATCTTCCGGAGTGCTCTGGGCGGCCGGTCCGGCCTCGTGGTCCGCGCGTGGAACGCTGTGCCGTGCGGGGGAGTTGGGAGTTCCGGGGAGAAGGCGACCGACCGGGGGGACCCGGCGAGAAGGTGACGGGCCGGAGGGCCCGGCGGAGAAGGCGACCGACCGGAGGGCCCCGGCGACGAGGTGACGGGCCCCGACCCGCTCCCCGCGTCGGGGGCCCCGGTTCAGCCGCGCCCCGCTCGGCGCCGCGAGCCGGGGCGCGGCGGTGTCCCGGTCAGGCGCCGCCGCCGGGCTTCGGCGCGAATCCGTCGTGCTCGATGGGCCACAACTCGATCGGGTCCTCGCGCGCCCACGGCATCCGCGCCGCCATCTCGCGCGCGCGGTCGGCCGACTCCACGTCGAGCAGGTAGAGGCTGCAGAGGTACTCCTTGGCCTCCAGGTAGGGGCCGTCCGTCGAGATGGGGGCCCCGTCCTGGTTCCGTACCAGCGAGGCGTCCTTGGCGTCGTGCAGGCCGTAGGCCGCGAGCAGTTCCCCGGAGGCCCGGTAGCGGGCGTTCCAGGCGTCCTGCTCCGCGATCCTCTTCTCCAGGAGCTCCGCCGGGATCGAGTCCCACTTCTCCTTGTTGCCGTAGATCATGAGCAGGTACTTCATGTCAGCCCTCGGCCTCCTCGGTCGCGCGCGCGAACCGAACGATGTGTGAAGTCTGGTACGAGCGATCGACGGGATCACACCGCCCACCCTGTGAACAGCCACTGTACGAGATCCGCTGCCGGGACCCCGGGGCCTCGCGGAGGGGGCCGGTGGGAGGTGGCGCGGTGCGGCGGTCCGAGTCCGCACCGTGGAAGACGCTTCCGGCGGCGCCCGCTCGACACCATGGGAGGACCGGTATCCAACCGTCCTCACAGGAGGTAGACGTGGACGACGACGGGCTCTTCGTCATCGATCCGGCCGGAACCGACATCCACGGGGAGGGGGCCAGGCTCCGGGCCCGCGGACCGGTCACCCGGGTACTGCTGCCCGGCGGCCTCGCGGCCTGGTCGGTGACCGGCTACGACGCCGCCCGGCAGGTCCTGGCGGACGACCGGTTCGCCAAGAACGCCAGGGAGCACTGGCCCGCGTACATCGAGGGCACCCTCGGCCCCGACTTCCCGCTGATCGCCTGGGCCCGGATGGACAACATGTCCACCGCCGACGGCGAGCGGCACACCCGCCAACGCCACCTCGTCGCGGGCGCGTTCAGCCCGCGGCGGATCGCCTTCCTGCGCCCGCGCGTCGAGCGCGTCGTCGCGGGGGCGCTTGACGAACTCGCCGCGTACGCGGCCGAGCGGCCCGGCGAGCCCGTCGACCTCAAGCTGCGCTACGCGCACCCGGTGGCCTCGCGGGTGATCGGCGAACTGCTCGGCGTGCCCGACGGCGACCCGGACGGCATCCTGGACCGCGCGGGGTACGTCGAACCGAACCCGCGGAAGGCGGCGGCGGAGTTCGCCGCGCTGCGCGACAAGATCGAGGCGCTGGTCGCGCACAAGCGCCGGGAACCGGGCGAGGACCTGATCAGCGACCTGATCGCGGCCGGGTCCGGCGGCTGCCCGGTGTCCGGCGCGGGTGAGGGCTCCGACGCCGAAGTGGTGGGCCTGGCACAGCTGATGCTCAACACCGGGGCCGAACCGGCCAGGAACCTCATCACGAACACCGCGCTCGCGCTCCTCACCCGGCCCGGCCAGCGCGCCCTGGCCGAGGACGGCGAGGTGGGCTGGGAGGACGTGGTGGAGGAGACGCTGCGCACCGACGCGCCGGTGGCGCACCTGCCGTTCCGGTTCGCGACGGAGGACGTCACGATCGCCGGGGTGACCATCGCGCGGGGCGACCCGGTGGTGGTCGGGTACGCGGCGACCGGCCGCGACCCGCAGGTGC comes from Streptomyces sp. Tu6071 and encodes:
- a CDS encoding alcohol dehydrogenase catalytic domain-containing protein translates to MKAAVIPEVNAPWEIREVATPRPGPGQVLLKVHACGLCHNDLWTAQGVFPFPSCDPAITGHEAAGEVVEVGPGTTSRQVGDRVGTTWVQATCGRCSSCRGNPPLTGSSGMTCAAPVMTGLNVQGGHAEYLCVAAASTVLLPDGLDYVTAAPVLCAGYTAWSALRASEPQPHERIAVLGIGGLGHMALQYARASGFETVALTRSPDKHALAAKLGADLVVRDGEELREAGGADVVLVTGTSYEAATDALRGLRVGGRVVLATIDPVGSFRIGPNAPTFWARGQRVLGASHDGLGYLTEALDLVARGEVTPMTEVFPMERITDAVDKAARGEVRFRAVVTY
- a CDS encoding YciI family protein, producing MKYLLMIYGNKEKWDSIPAELLEKRIAEQDAWNARYRASGELLAAYGLHDAKDASLVRNQDGAPISTDGPYLEAKEYLCSLYLLDVESADRAREMAARMPWAREDPIELWPIEHDGFAPKPGGGA
- a CDS encoding cytochrome P450 family protein, giving the protein MDDDGLFVIDPAGTDIHGEGARLRARGPVTRVLLPGGLAAWSVTGYDAARQVLADDRFAKNAREHWPAYIEGTLGPDFPLIAWARMDNMSTADGERHTRQRHLVAGAFSPRRIAFLRPRVERVVAGALDELAAYAAERPGEPVDLKLRYAHPVASRVIGELLGVPDGDPDGILDRAGYVEPNPRKAAAEFAALRDKIEALVAHKRREPGEDLISDLIAAGSGGCPVSGAGEGSDAEVVGLAQLMLNTGAEPARNLITNTALALLTRPGQRALAEDGEVGWEDVVEETLRTDAPVAHLPFRFATEDVTIAGVTIARGDPVVVGYAATGRDPQVHGAAAGEFDARHEDKRHVAFGHGVHRCVGPVLSRMEVSIAVRELFTRFPGLRLAAEPGQLPGQGTFVMNGRLALPVHL